The following proteins are encoded in a genomic region of Comamonas resistens:
- the rocF gene encoding arginase encodes MKRSSSQAHNKRLTQATLIGLPTDVGASRLGAAMGPDALRVAQLGPALERLGVRVHDLGNLAGPANPRGARDMDGLRNLAECLRWNQIAHDAVLQVLEQNRLPILLGGDHTLATGSISAIARHCRAAGKQLRVLWLDAHSDCNTPASSPTGNLHGMPVSSLCGLGPKELASLSGSIPALPASAFCQIGLRSVDESEKHMIRELNLEVYDMRAIDELGMREVMRRALAGLFGPGSEDIHLHLSFDVDFLDPDIAPGTGTPVRGGPTYREAQLCMEMIADTGRLASLDIVELNPALDMRNQTAELVVDLVQSLFGQSTLMRTP; translated from the coding sequence ATGAAACGCTCTTCCTCACAAGCGCACAACAAGCGCCTGACCCAAGCCACCCTGATCGGACTGCCCACCGATGTAGGTGCCTCCAGGCTCGGGGCGGCCATGGGACCGGATGCGCTGCGCGTGGCCCAGCTTGGGCCGGCACTGGAGCGCCTCGGCGTGCGAGTTCATGACCTGGGCAATCTGGCCGGCCCCGCCAATCCACGCGGCGCACGTGACATGGATGGCCTGCGCAACCTGGCCGAATGCCTGCGCTGGAATCAGATTGCACATGATGCCGTGCTGCAGGTACTGGAGCAGAACCGGCTGCCCATTTTGCTGGGCGGCGACCACACGCTGGCCACAGGCTCCATCAGTGCCATTGCCAGGCACTGCCGCGCTGCGGGCAAGCAGTTGCGCGTGCTCTGGCTGGATGCCCATTCTGACTGCAATACGCCTGCCAGCTCCCCCACCGGCAATTTGCATGGCATGCCCGTGTCCAGCCTCTGCGGCCTGGGGCCCAAGGAGCTGGCCTCGCTGTCGGGAAGCATTCCCGCCCTGCCCGCCTCGGCCTTCTGCCAGATCGGCTTGCGCAGCGTCGACGAAAGCGAGAAGCACATGATTCGCGAGCTGAATCTTGAAGTCTATGACATGCGCGCCATCGACGAACTGGGCATGCGCGAGGTGATGCGCCGTGCTCTGGCCGGGCTATTCGGGCCGGGCAGCGAAGATATTCATCTGCACCTGAGCTTTGATGTGGACTTCCTGGACCCCGATATCGCCCCCGGCACCGGCACACCGGTGCGCGGCGGCCCCACCTACCGCGAGGCCCAGTTGTGCATGGAGATGATTGCCGACACCGGCCGGCTGGCCTCCCTGGACATCGTGGAGCTCAACCCGGCCCTGGACATGCGCAACCAGACCGCCGAGCTGGTGGTGGACCTGGTGCAAAGCCTGTTTGGGCAAAGCACCTTGATGCGCACGCCCTGA
- a CDS encoding transporter substrate-binding domain-containing protein has protein sequence MKKQLLAIAVTALAAGSVFAQANDTLAKIKSTGSVTFGVRESSGLGYTLGNGKYVGFHTEMGEQILHDIQKQLGLAKLEIKYQPVTSQNRIPLVQNGTVDIECGSTTNNLARQKDASFAYTTYVEEVRIATRANSGINGIKDLNGKTLVTTTGTTSVQTLRKNKRADGLTFKEVMGKDHADSFLMLETGRADAFIMDGSILAANISKSKNPSDYKIVGEVLSVEPIACMMRKDDAAFKKAVDDSIARQIKDGSLAKLYDKWFMQPIPPNNVKVGLPLSAATKEAWAHPNDKPMEAYEIK, from the coding sequence ATGAAGAAGCAATTGTTGGCCATCGCCGTGACCGCGCTGGCAGCTGGTAGCGTGTTCGCCCAGGCCAATGACACCCTGGCCAAGATCAAATCCACCGGCAGCGTGACGTTCGGTGTGCGTGAATCCTCGGGCCTGGGCTACACGCTGGGCAATGGCAAATATGTGGGCTTCCATACCGAGATGGGCGAGCAGATCCTGCACGACATCCAGAAGCAGCTGGGCCTGGCCAAGCTGGAGATCAAGTACCAGCCCGTGACCTCGCAAAACCGTATTCCCCTGGTGCAGAACGGCACCGTGGATATCGAGTGTGGCTCGACCACCAACAACCTGGCTCGCCAGAAGGATGCCTCCTTCGCCTACACCACCTATGTGGAAGAGGTGCGCATTGCCACCCGTGCCAATTCGGGCATCAACGGCATCAAGGACCTGAACGGCAAGACCCTGGTAACGACCACGGGTACTACTTCGGTGCAGACCCTGCGCAAGAACAAGCGCGCGGACGGCCTGACCTTCAAGGAAGTCATGGGCAAGGACCATGCAGACAGCTTCCTGATGCTGGAAACCGGCCGCGCCGATGCCTTCATCATGGACGGCTCCATTCTGGCCGCCAACATCTCCAAGTCCAAGAACCCCAGCGATTACAAGATCGTGGGCGAAGTGCTGTCGGTGGAACCCATCGCCTGCATGATGCGCAAGGATGACGCTGCCTTCAAGAAGGCCGTGGACGACTCCATCGCTCGCCAGATCAAGGACGGCTCGCTGGCCAAGCTGTACGACAAGTGGTTCATGCAGCCTATTCCTCCCAACAACGTGAAGGTGGGTCTGCCCCTGTCGGCAGCTACCAAGGAAGCCTGGGCTCATCCCAATGACAAGCCCATGGAAGCCTACGAAATCAAGTAA
- a CDS encoding LysR substrate-binding domain-containing protein: METKWLEDFVSLAETRSFSRSAQLRHVTQPAFSRRIQALEAWAGTDLVDRSSYPTRLTPAGKTMYEQALEILQSLQSTRTMLRAHVSAGKGMVGFAVPHTLAFTFFPNWVSAVHEKFGPFRSRLFALNVHDAVMRLVEGGCDLLIAYYHPSQPFQLDPARYEMVSLGHEVLAPYSKPDADGKPIFTLPGRQGQPLPYLGYAAGAYLGRVTELILKESAEAVHLERVYETDMAEGLKAMALEGHGVAFLPYSAVRGELESGRLVSAVPEGVTGFQMDMEVRAYREKPSQDAPQGGAAALWTFLKEQGEAVGAEVKVV; the protein is encoded by the coding sequence ATGGAAACCAAATGGCTTGAAGATTTTGTCAGCCTTGCTGAAACCCGCAGTTTCAGCCGCTCAGCCCAGCTGCGCCACGTTACGCAGCCTGCGTTCTCGCGCCGTATCCAGGCGCTGGAGGCTTGGGCGGGAACTGATCTGGTCGACAGAAGCTCGTACCCGACGCGTCTGACACCGGCAGGCAAGACCATGTATGAGCAGGCGCTGGAAATACTGCAGTCCCTGCAAAGCACCCGCACCATGCTGCGTGCCCACGTCAGCGCGGGCAAGGGCATGGTGGGCTTTGCCGTGCCGCACACCTTGGCGTTCACCTTTTTCCCGAACTGGGTCTCGGCCGTGCACGAGAAGTTCGGCCCCTTCCGCAGCCGTCTGTTTGCGCTCAATGTGCATGATGCCGTGATGCGACTGGTAGAGGGTGGCTGCGACCTGTTGATTGCCTACTATCACCCGTCTCAGCCTTTCCAGCTGGACCCTGCGCGCTATGAAATGGTGAGCCTGGGGCATGAGGTGCTGGCGCCTTACTCCAAGCCCGATGCCGACGGCAAGCCCATCTTTACGCTGCCCGGTAGGCAGGGTCAGCCCTTGCCCTATCTGGGGTATGCGGCAGGCGCTTATCTGGGCCGCGTGACCGAGCTGATCCTCAAGGAATCGGCCGAAGCCGTGCATCTGGAGCGCGTCTACGAAACCGATATGGCAGAAGGCCTCAAGGCCATGGCTCTTGAAGGACATGGCGTCGCATTCCTGCCTTACAGCGCAGTGCGTGGCGAGCTGGAGAGCGGCCGTCTGGTCAGTGCGGTGCCGGAGGGTGTGACGGGCTTTCAGATGGACATGGAAGTTCGAGCCTATCGTGAAAAGCCTAGCCAGGATGCCCCGCAAGGCGGAGCTGCTGCACTGTGGACCTTTCTCAAGGAACAGGGCGAGGCCGTGGGTGCCGAAGTCAAAGTTGTTTAA
- a CDS encoding amino acid ABC transporter permease — protein sequence MNLNLDWSFFSWDLFSNFVLKGLYFSLTLTVIATLGGIFFGTLLALMRLSGKKWLDIPATIYVNGMRSIPLVMVILWFFLLMPMLIGKPIGAETSAIITFVAFEAAYFSEIMRAGIQSIPRGQVFAGQALGMSYGQNMRLVVLPQAFRNMLPVLLTQTIILFQDTSLVYAIGAYDMLKGFEIAGKNFGRPIESYLAAAVTYFVICYALSWLVKRLHKKIAIIR from the coding sequence ATGAATCTCAACCTCGACTGGTCGTTTTTCTCCTGGGACCTGTTCAGCAACTTTGTGCTGAAGGGGCTGTACTTCAGCCTGACCCTGACCGTGATTGCCACCTTGGGCGGCATCTTCTTCGGCACCCTGCTGGCACTGATGCGTCTGTCGGGCAAGAAGTGGCTGGATATTCCTGCCACCATCTATGTCAACGGCATGCGCTCCATCCCGCTGGTGATGGTGATTCTGTGGTTCTTCCTGCTGATGCCCATGCTGATCGGCAAGCCCATCGGTGCGGAAACCTCGGCCATCATCACCTTTGTGGCGTTCGAGGCCGCATATTTCTCGGAAATCATGCGTGCCGGCATCCAGTCCATTCCACGTGGACAGGTGTTTGCCGGGCAGGCTCTGGGCATGAGCTATGGCCAGAACATGCGTCTGGTGGTATTGCCCCAGGCCTTCCGCAACATGCTGCCCGTGTTGCTGACACAGACCATCATCCTGTTTCAGGATACATCGCTGGTCTATGCGATTGGCGCGTATGACATGCTCAAGGGCTTCGAGATTGCCGGCAAGAACTTTGGCCGTCCCATCGAATCCTATCTGGCTGCGGCCGTGACCTATTTCGTGATCTGCTACGCCTTGTCCTGGCTGGTCAAGCGCCTGCACAAAAAGATCGCCATCATCCGTTAA
- a CDS encoding TRAP transporter small permease produces MSSTPPETDGAANSGTRPDEPRSLCIEDWLTVIIMAALALITFANVLVRYFTNSSFAWTEEISVFLMILLALVAGSAAVARNLHIRIEFFADSGSITRRRKLARFGSLMMALLFALIAVLSVRVVYDDFRYEETSPGIGVPQWWYSIWLPIVSALITLRALGLFIRQGKPGAFTDEPVQKDHSKEIA; encoded by the coding sequence ATGTCCTCCACTCCTCCCGAGACCGATGGTGCAGCCAATTCCGGCACGCGCCCGGATGAGCCTCGCTCCCTGTGCATCGAAGACTGGCTGACGGTGATCATCATGGCCGCCTTGGCCCTGATCACCTTTGCCAATGTGCTGGTGCGCTATTTCACCAATTCCTCATTCGCCTGGACCGAAGAGATCTCCGTCTTTCTGATGATCCTGCTGGCCCTGGTCGCAGGCTCTGCCGCTGTCGCGCGCAATCTGCATATCCGCATCGAATTCTTCGCCGATAGCGGCTCCATCACACGCCGCAGAAAACTGGCGCGCTTTGGCTCGCTGATGATGGCTCTGCTGTTCGCCCTGATTGCCGTGCTCAGCGTGCGCGTGGTCTATGACGACTTCCGTTACGAAGAAACCTCCCCAGGCATTGGCGTGCCGCAATGGTGGTACTCGATCTGGCTGCCGATTGTCTCGGCGCTGATCACATTGCGCGCTCTTGGCCTGTTCATACGCCAGGGCAAGCCCGGCGCATTCACTGACGAACCCGTGCAAAAAGACCACAGCAAGGAGATCGCATGA
- a CDS encoding amino acid ABC transporter permease yields the protein MSWDWQVFCQDTITQEVGQSCFGKNGDITYLDWMMSAWGWTVSVALLSLVIALVLGAVIGTLRTLPDRPWTVRLGNAWVELFRNIPLLVQVFIWYHVIPAIFPAMKSLPGFVLVVFAIGFFTSARIAEQVRSGIQALPRGQRYAGMAMGFTTFQTYRYVLLPMAFRIIIPPLTSEAMNVFKNSSVAFAVSVAELTMFAMQAQEETSRGVEVYLAVTGLYVISAFMINRIMAFIEKRSRVPGLIAASGGGH from the coding sequence ATGAGTTGGGATTGGCAGGTGTTCTGTCAGGACACCATTACCCAAGAGGTCGGGCAGAGCTGTTTTGGCAAGAACGGTGATATCACCTACCTGGACTGGATGATGTCGGCATGGGGCTGGACGGTGTCCGTGGCCCTGCTGTCGCTGGTGATTGCACTGGTCCTGGGTGCTGTGATCGGTACCTTGCGTACCTTGCCTGATAGGCCGTGGACCGTGCGCCTGGGCAATGCCTGGGTTGAGTTGTTCCGAAATATTCCGCTGCTGGTCCAGGTGTTCATCTGGTACCACGTGATCCCCGCGATATTCCCTGCCATGAAGTCCCTGCCGGGCTTTGTGCTGGTGGTGTTCGCCATTGGTTTTTTTACCTCGGCGCGTATTGCCGAGCAGGTGCGCTCGGGCATCCAGGCCTTGCCGCGCGGCCAGCGTTATGCCGGCATGGCCATGGGCTTCACGACCTTCCAGACCTATCGCTATGTGCTGCTGCCCATGGCGTTTCGCATCATCATCCCGCCGCTGACCAGCGAGGCCATGAACGTGTTCAAGAACTCGTCGGTGGCGTTTGCCGTGTCCGTGGCCGAGCTGACCATGTTTGCCATGCAGGCGCAGGAGGAAACTTCGCGCGGCGTGGAGGTCTACCTGGCTGTGACTGGCCTGTATGTGATTTCTGCCTTCATGATCAACCGCATCATGGCTTTCATCGAGAAGCGTTCTCGCGTGCCCGGCCTGATTGCAGCCAGCGGTGGAGGCCACTGA
- a CDS encoding DctP family TRAP transporter solute-binding subunit, whose protein sequence is MKLRTFLASAVATAATLAFASPMAMAQAKYKSEYRMSLVLGTAFPWGKGGELWADKVRERTQGRINIKLYPGTSLVQGDQTREFSALRQGVIDMAVGSTINWSPQVKQLNLFSMPFLFPNFKAVDAVTQGEVGQEIFKTLEKGGVVPLAWGENGYREISNSKHPIKTPADLKGMKIRVVGSPLFLDTFTALGANPTQMSWADAQPAMASGAVDGQENPISVYMAAKLQSVGQKHMTMWGYINDPLIFVVNKDVWASWTPADQAIVKQAALDAAKEEIAIARKGLVEADKPLLKDLAGLGVTVTTPNAAEREAFVKATRPVFDKWKNQIGAPLVEKAEKAIAASQK, encoded by the coding sequence ATGAAACTTCGCACCTTCCTCGCATCCGCCGTGGCTACCGCTGCCACACTGGCTTTTGCATCGCCCATGGCCATGGCCCAGGCTAAGTACAAGAGCGAATACCGCATGTCCCTGGTGCTGGGCACGGCCTTCCCCTGGGGCAAGGGCGGCGAGCTGTGGGCCGACAAGGTGCGCGAGCGCACCCAGGGCCGCATCAATATCAAGCTCTACCCCGGTACCTCGCTGGTGCAGGGTGACCAGACGCGCGAGTTCTCCGCGCTGCGCCAGGGCGTGATCGACATGGCCGTGGGCTCGACCATCAACTGGTCGCCTCAGGTCAAGCAGCTCAATCTGTTCTCCATGCCCTTCCTGTTTCCCAACTTCAAGGCCGTGGACGCGGTGACCCAGGGCGAAGTGGGCCAGGAAATCTTCAAGACCCTGGAAAAAGGCGGCGTGGTGCCTCTGGCCTGGGGCGAGAACGGCTACCGTGAAATCTCCAACTCCAAGCACCCCATCAAGACGCCTGCCGACCTCAAGGGCATGAAGATCCGCGTCGTGGGTTCGCCCCTGTTCCTGGACACCTTCACGGCCCTGGGAGCCAACCCCACGCAGATGAGCTGGGCCGATGCCCAGCCCGCCATGGCCAGCGGCGCCGTGGATGGCCAGGAGAATCCCATCTCCGTCTACATGGCAGCCAAGCTGCAGTCCGTGGGCCAGAAGCACATGACCATGTGGGGCTATATCAACGACCCGCTGATCTTCGTCGTCAACAAGGACGTGTGGGCCAGCTGGACGCCTGCCGACCAGGCCATCGTCAAGCAGGCCGCGCTGGATGCCGCCAAGGAAGAAATCGCCATCGCTCGCAAGGGCCTGGTGGAAGCCGATAAGCCTCTGCTCAAGGACCTGGCCGGCCTGGGCGTGACCGTGACCACCCCCAATGCCGCCGAGCGCGAAGCCTTCGTCAAGGCCACCCGTCCTGTGTTCGACAAGTGGAAGAATCAGATCGGCGCACCACTGGTGGAAAAGGCTGAGAAAGCCATTGCTGCCAGCCAGAAATAA
- a CDS encoding amino acid ABC transporter ATP-binding protein, whose product MIELKNVSKWYGSFQVLSDCSTNINKGEVVVVCGPSGSGKSTLIKTINALEPFQKGEIFVDGTAVHDPKTNLPKLRSRVGMVFQHFELFPHLSVTENLTIAQMKVLGRSADDAKTRGLKMLDRVGLTAHKDKFPGQLSGGQQQRVAIARALSMDPIVMLFDEPTSALDPEMVGEVLDVMMGLANEGMTMMCVTHEMGFARKVASRVIFMDVGGKILEDCSKEEFFGHPENRQPRTKEFLNKILQH is encoded by the coding sequence ATGATTGAACTCAAGAACGTTTCCAAGTGGTACGGCAGCTTTCAGGTGCTGTCCGATTGCTCCACCAATATCAACAAGGGCGAGGTGGTGGTGGTGTGCGGCCCTTCGGGCTCGGGCAAGTCCACGCTGATCAAGACCATCAATGCGCTGGAGCCCTTCCAGAAGGGCGAGATCTTTGTGGACGGCACGGCCGTGCACGATCCCAAGACCAACCTGCCCAAGCTGCGCAGCCGCGTGGGCATGGTGTTCCAGCACTTCGAGCTGTTCCCGCACCTGTCGGTGACCGAGAACCTGACCATCGCGCAAATGAAGGTGCTGGGTCGCAGCGCCGACGATGCCAAGACCCGTGGCCTCAAGATGCTGGACCGTGTGGGCCTGACAGCTCACAAGGACAAGTTCCCCGGGCAGCTCTCGGGCGGTCAGCAGCAGCGTGTGGCCATTGCGCGCGCCCTGTCCATGGACCCCATCGTCATGTTGTTTGACGAACCCACTTCGGCGCTGGATCCGGAAATGGTGGGTGAAGTGCTGGACGTGATGATGGGCCTGGCCAACGAAGGCATGACCATGATGTGCGTGACCCATGAAATGGGCTTTGCACGCAAGGTGGCCAGCCGCGTGATCTTCATGGATGTGGGAGGCAAGATTCTGGAGGACTGCAGCAAGGAAGAGTTCTTCGGTCATCCCGAAAACCGGCAGCCGCGTACCAAGGAATTCCTCAACAAGATCCTGCAGCATTGA
- a CDS encoding PIN domain-containing protein gives MDLSALQQQLREFASERHWQEFHTPKNLAMALMVESAELLEIFQWMTPQQSQVVKVDPVQKAKAADEIADVLLYLLQLADQLGIDIPQAVGQKLLKNAQKHPVALSAQNAVTSVQEVALHGMSDACVHASEANAAAAKAESADSVHVLIDWENVQPAWSEVQAMVPDCTHVWLLHGPHQKQMDAGYQALGERFTSVPSVQAGKNSLDFQLSFYCGYLASKKGKRLVVVANDLGYEPMIKHAKLLGFDAIRLGVSMAKAAEPASSAKASGAIADAGLKTAAASPPSEPLSKRSTATTVSTTGAGSVSKSMASTAPVKAAVVKPASAKVKPQSAAVPAGLLSPSAAQYAYRLLTTWRENQNRPAKPAALLNAIKAMTRSENLEAPMVQKVYALLQTRGDIRLDESGSKLSYR, from the coding sequence ATGGATTTGAGCGCATTGCAGCAGCAGCTGAGGGAGTTCGCTAGCGAGCGTCACTGGCAGGAGTTTCATACGCCGAAGAATCTGGCAATGGCGTTGATGGTTGAAAGCGCCGAATTGCTGGAGATCTTTCAGTGGATGACGCCGCAACAGTCCCAAGTTGTCAAGGTCGATCCTGTGCAAAAAGCCAAAGCGGCCGATGAAATTGCAGATGTGTTGCTATATCTGTTGCAGCTTGCGGATCAGCTGGGTATCGATATTCCTCAGGCCGTGGGACAGAAGCTTCTCAAGAATGCACAAAAGCATCCGGTGGCCTTATCGGCTCAGAATGCTGTGACATCTGTCCAAGAGGTGGCACTGCACGGCATGTCGGATGCCTGCGTTCATGCGAGTGAGGCGAACGCCGCCGCGGCAAAAGCGGAGAGTGCCGATAGCGTGCATGTTCTGATCGATTGGGAAAACGTCCAGCCAGCCTGGAGTGAAGTGCAAGCCATGGTGCCCGACTGCACCCATGTCTGGCTTTTGCATGGCCCTCATCAAAAACAAATGGATGCAGGCTATCAAGCGCTGGGAGAGCGCTTTACCTCGGTGCCATCGGTACAAGCAGGTAAAAATTCATTGGACTTTCAGCTCTCGTTCTATTGCGGCTACTTGGCTTCCAAGAAGGGAAAGCGTCTGGTCGTTGTAGCCAACGATCTAGGCTATGAGCCAATGATCAAGCATGCCAAGCTACTGGGGTTTGATGCCATACGGCTTGGTGTGTCTATGGCTAAGGCTGCTGAGCCTGCTTCTTCGGCAAAAGCGTCTGGTGCGATTGCGGATGCAGGGCTAAAAACGGCAGCGGCCTCTCCTCCGTCCGAGCCCCTGTCGAAGAGGAGCACAGCGACAACTGTGTCTACAACTGGGGCAGGATCTGTAAGCAAGTCCATGGCCTCAACGGCACCTGTAAAAGCGGCGGTAGTCAAACCCGCATCAGCTAAGGTCAAGCCTCAGAGCGCTGCCGTTCCTGCAGGGTTGTTGAGCCCATCGGCGGCACAGTATGCATATCGGTTGCTCACCACTTGGCGTGAAAATCAAAACCGTCCAGCAAAGCCCGCGGCCCTACTCAATGCCATCAAGGCGATGACCCGTAGCGAAAATCTTGAGGCACCGATGGTGCAGAAGGTGTATGCGCTGCTTCAGACTCGAGGTGATATTCGCTTGGATGAGTCTGGATCAAAGCTGTCCTATCGGTAG
- a CDS encoding TRAP transporter large permease codes for MIATLLFVAFLGLMFIGVPIGAALGLAGAAAIALANADTQWFGLLAVPQNFYAGLGKYPLLAIPMFVLVGSIFDRSGVALRLVNFAVAIVGRGPGMLPLVAIAVAMFLGGISGSGPANAAAVGGVMIAAMSRAGYPKSFSASVVGAAAATDILIPPSVAFIIYSVLVPGASVPALFAAGMIPGVLAGVALIIPAVWMARKHKMGALEASMPRPPFWKSLKEASWGLAAPVLILGGMRMGWFTPTEAAVVAVFYGLFVGMVIHRTIGVRDLFPILREAGELSAVILLVVSLAGIFAFSLSTLGVIDPVANAIVNSGLGEYGVLALLILLLITVGMFLDGISIFLIFVPLLLPIMNHYHWDPVWFGVILTLKVALGQFTPPLAVNLMVSCRIAGVRMESTVRWVGWMLLSMFVVMILVIAFPQLALWLPAKMGY; via the coding sequence ATGATCGCCACTTTGCTGTTTGTCGCCTTTCTGGGGCTGATGTTCATTGGCGTGCCCATTGGCGCGGCCCTGGGCCTTGCCGGTGCCGCTGCCATTGCGCTGGCCAATGCCGATACCCAATGGTTCGGCCTGCTGGCTGTGCCGCAGAACTTCTACGCCGGCCTGGGCAAATATCCGCTGCTGGCCATCCCCATGTTTGTACTGGTGGGTTCGATCTTTGACCGCTCTGGCGTAGCCCTGCGCCTGGTGAACTTTGCCGTCGCCATCGTGGGCCGCGGCCCCGGCATGCTGCCCCTGGTGGCGATTGCCGTGGCCATGTTCCTGGGCGGCATTTCGGGCTCCGGCCCCGCCAATGCGGCCGCCGTGGGCGGCGTGATGATTGCGGCCATGAGCCGCGCCGGCTACCCCAAGAGCTTCTCGGCAAGCGTGGTCGGCGCAGCGGCGGCGACGGACATCCTGATTCCGCCCTCCGTGGCCTTCATCATCTACTCGGTGCTGGTGCCCGGTGCCTCCGTGCCTGCGCTGTTTGCTGCGGGCATGATTCCTGGCGTGCTGGCCGGCGTGGCGCTGATCATTCCCGCCGTGTGGATGGCGCGCAAGCACAAGATGGGCGCGCTCGAAGCCTCCATGCCCCGCCCTCCATTCTGGAAAAGCCTGAAAGAGGCTTCCTGGGGTCTGGCCGCACCCGTACTGATTCTGGGCGGCATGCGCATGGGCTGGTTCACACCGACCGAAGCGGCCGTCGTGGCCGTGTTCTACGGTCTGTTCGTCGGCATGGTGATTCACCGCACCATCGGCGTGCGCGATCTGTTCCCCATCCTGCGTGAAGCGGGCGAGCTGTCTGCCGTGATCCTGCTGGTGGTTTCGCTGGCCGGCATTTTTGCCTTCTCGCTGTCCACCCTGGGCGTGATCGATCCGGTGGCCAACGCCATCGTGAACTCGGGCCTGGGCGAGTACGGCGTGCTGGCTCTGCTGATCCTGCTGCTGATCACCGTGGGCATGTTCCTGGACGGAATCTCGATCTTCCTGATCTTTGTGCCGCTGCTGCTGCCCATCATGAACCACTATCACTGGGACCCCGTCTGGTTCGGCGTGATCCTGACATTGAAGGTGGCACTGGGCCAGTTCACTCCGCCACTGGCCGTGAACCTGATGGTCAGCTGCCGTATCGCCGGCGTGCGCATGGAGTCCACCGTGCGCTGGGTGGGCTGGATGCTGCTGTCCATGTTCGTGGTGATGATTCTGGTCATTGCCTTCCCGCAGCTGGCGCTCTGGCTCCCGGCAAAGATGGGCTATTGA
- a CDS encoding 2-hydroxyacid dehydrogenase gives MKPALLVLNLQVPAHLLQMAQAFPDFEVIYAPEADQAEAAISEHGARVQCVCTIGATGLSAAQMQRMPELALVCAMGAGYENIDVSHAKAHGIAVGNGVGTNDECVADHAMGLLIAAVRGIVKLDKATRAGVWRSAMPLPANVSGKRLGIVGLGTIGAKIAKRAAAFDMPIGYHNRKPKEGVSYAYFDSLLELAAWADVLLVATPGGAGTRHLIDAEVLSALGEKGVLVNIARGSVVDTQALAEAVRTGRLAGAGLDVYESEPQPPQELIDLDAVVLTPHVGGWSPEAVQNSVDRFIANMRNHLDGKPLVSPV, from the coding sequence ATGAAGCCAGCCCTGCTCGTTCTGAATCTCCAGGTCCCCGCCCATCTGCTGCAAATGGCGCAGGCCTTTCCCGACTTTGAAGTGATCTATGCGCCCGAAGCCGATCAGGCCGAGGCTGCCATTTCCGAACATGGCGCGCGCGTGCAATGTGTGTGCACGATAGGCGCGACAGGCCTGTCGGCCGCACAGATGCAGCGCATGCCGGAGCTGGCCCTGGTCTGCGCCATGGGCGCGGGCTACGAAAACATCGACGTGAGCCATGCCAAGGCCCATGGCATTGCCGTGGGCAACGGCGTGGGCACCAACGACGAATGCGTGGCCGATCACGCCATGGGCCTGCTGATCGCCGCCGTGCGCGGCATCGTGAAGCTGGACAAGGCCACGCGTGCCGGGGTCTGGCGCTCGGCCATGCCCTTGCCGGCCAATGTTTCGGGCAAGCGCCTGGGCATCGTAGGGCTGGGAACGATTGGCGCAAAAATTGCCAAGCGTGCTGCAGCCTTCGACATGCCTATCGGCTATCACAATCGAAAGCCCAAAGAGGGCGTCAGCTACGCGTACTTCGACAGCCTGCTGGAGCTGGCTGCCTGGGCCGATGTGCTGCTGGTGGCAACACCTGGCGGCGCAGGGACCCGGCATTTGATCGATGCAGAGGTACTGAGTGCTCTGGGCGAGAAGGGCGTGCTGGTGAATATCGCGCGCGGCTCGGTGGTCGATACCCAGGCGCTGGCCGAAGCTGTGCGCACAGGCCGTCTGGCTGGTGCCGGACTGGATGTCTATGAAAGCGAGCCGCAGCCGCCGCAGGAACTCATCGATCTGGACGCCGTGGTGCTGACGCCCCATGTGGGCGGCTGGTCACCCGAGGCCGTGCAGAACTCGGTGGACCGCTTCATCGCCAATATGCGCAACCATCTGGACGGCAAGCCGCTGGTGTCGCCGGTTTGA